A single Ctenopharyngodon idella isolate HZGC_01 chromosome 22, HZGC01, whole genome shotgun sequence DNA region contains:
- the nucks1b gene encoding nuclear ubiquitous casein and cyclin-dependent kinase substrate 1b isoform X1, producing MARPSRNKRVVDYAQFQESDDADEEFGKESERPEKTSVKRSDDSRVKDHKKDLSDDDNDYGEDEEEEDDGGDSDFDAKEASRGRQATAKRKRAADDSDDDGKVVRKKGRQVRQAATKAASKQREILLGDGGSEDEEGEEEEEEDDSDVYTGEDSGSDEDFMVEDDDDDSDYGRPKRKNSKVSRRSKDKKSPKPKIRASATRGPKKRRGKRQTKVKRVVKKASPKAEDEDIESNKEEEEEAQEEDRKESAAPKKTQDDESGAEGEENNDNGEKEEEEEEEKENENDKEEKDDVSEEEAPSGED from the exons ATGGCGAGACCTTCAAG GAATAAAAGGGTTGTTGACTATGCACAATTCCAAGAGTCTGATGATGCAG ATGAGGAATTTGGAAAAGAATCGGAACGACCTGAGAAAACTTCTGTAAAACGCAG TGATGATTCTCGAGTCAAAGACCACAAGA AGGATTTAAGTGATGATGACAACGACTATGGggaggatgaggaagaggaggatgatGGTGGTGACAGTGATTTTGATGCTAAAGAGGCCAGCAGGGGGAGACAGGCAACAGCTAAACGGAAAAGGGCTGCAG ATGACAGTGACGATGATGGAAAAGTTGTGAGGAAGAAGGGCCGGCAGGTGCGTCAGGCTGCCACTAAAGCTGCGTCCAAACAGAGGGAGATTCTTCTTGGGGATGGAGGAAGTGAGGATGAGGAGGgagaggaagaagaggaggaagatgaCAGTGACGTTTACACTGGCG AGGACTCGGGCAGCGACGAAGACTTCATGgttgaggatgatgatgatgacagtGATTATGGCCGACCCAAACGGAAGAACTCGAAAGTGAGCAGGAGAAGCAAAGACAAGAAATCCCCTAAACCCAAGATAAGGGCTTCAG CAACCCGAGGGCCCAAAAAGAGGAGAGGAAAACGTCAGACAAAGGTTAAGAGAGTTGTGAAAAAGGCCTCGCCTAAAGCCGAAGATGAAGATATCGAGAGCAacaaggaggaagaggaagaggcgCAAGAGGAAGACAGGAAAGAGTCGGCCGCCCCCAAGAAGACACAGGATGACGAAAGCGGCGCCGAAGGCGAGGAAAACAATGACAACGGagaaaaggaggaggaggaagaggaggagaaggaAAATGAGAATGATAAAGAGGAAAAAGACGATGTTTCTGAGGAGGAAGCTCCATCAGGTGAAGACTGA
- the LOC127505232 gene encoding protein FAM13A-like has product MGVFGVLSVCLETQRAVFGVPLIGLRRSGQMRQGLPLALMHIVEFVEKHGLRESGLFRVGGKVKRCQELRKSFDQGGVPEFDSEDIPTLASLLKLFLRELPGGLIPEPHRTQLLNVFRDSKEEEMNQALRTILNSLPEEHFNVLCYLSFFLSRVAAGSHLNLMTSKNLSIVFGPTIFHVPLSPTMVEEQGLCNALTEHLLNNLKHLLPNMYPHVSTSNTAEAGDTHWTDEECAQQLPLTEIRSELPKIGRLGRLRKRLRSFGRKFCSCFGSNKIENGEVSA; this is encoded by the exons ATGGGAGTGTTCGGAGTTTTATCAGTGTGT CTGGAAACACAGAGAGCTGTGTTTGGTGTGCCCCTGATCGGCCTGAGGAGGAGTGGACAGATGAGGCAGGGTCTTCCTCTAGCGCTCATGCACATAGTGGAGTTTGTGGAGAAGCATG gtCTCAGAGAGAGTGGACTGTTCAGGGTTGGCGGGAAAGTGAAACGCTGCCAGGAATTGAGGAAAAGTTTTGATCAAGGAGGCGTTCCGGAGTTTGACAGTGAGGATATTCCTACTCTCGCCTCATTACTGAAACTTTTCCTCAGGGAATTACCTGGTGGACTTATTCCAGAGCCACACAGGACACAACTGCTGAATGTGTTCAGGG ATTCAAAAGAGGAAGAAATGAATCAGGCTTTGAGGACAATCCTGAACAGTCTTCCTGAGGAACATTTTAACGTCCTCTGCTACCTGTCATTCTTCCTGTCCCGTGTGGCTGCCGGGAGTCATCTAAATCTTATGACATCCAAGAACTTGTCAATAGTTTTTGGACCCACCATCTTTCA CGTACCTCTCAGCCCCACCATGGTTGAGGAACAGGGGCTGTGTAATGCTTTGACAGAGCACCTGCTGAACAACCTGAAACATTTGCTGCCAAACATGTACCCTCATGTGTCCACCAGCAACACAGCA gAGGCAGGGGACACTCACTGGACTGATGAAGAGTGTGCCCAACAGCTGCCACTCACAGAAATCAG ATCAGAGCTACCTAAAATTGGACGACTTGGGCGATTGAGAAAAAGATTAAGAAGTTTTGGAAGAAAGTTTTGCTCATGCTTTGGCAG TAACAAAATAGAGAATGGAGAGGTCTCTGCATGA
- the nucks1b gene encoding nuclear ubiquitous casein and cyclin-dependent kinase substrate 1b isoform X2, with product MARPSRNKRVVDYAQFQESDDAEFGKESERPEKTSVKRSDDSRVKDHKKDLSDDDNDYGEDEEEEDDGGDSDFDAKEASRGRQATAKRKRAADDSDDDGKVVRKKGRQVRQAATKAASKQREILLGDGGSEDEEGEEEEEEDDSDVYTGEDSGSDEDFMVEDDDDDSDYGRPKRKNSKVSRRSKDKKSPKPKIRASATRGPKKRRGKRQTKVKRVVKKASPKAEDEDIESNKEEEEEAQEEDRKESAAPKKTQDDESGAEGEENNDNGEKEEEEEEEKENENDKEEKDDVSEEEAPSGED from the exons ATGGCGAGACCTTCAAG GAATAAAAGGGTTGTTGACTATGCACAATTCCAAGAGTCTGATGATGCA GAATTTGGAAAAGAATCGGAACGACCTGAGAAAACTTCTGTAAAACGCAG TGATGATTCTCGAGTCAAAGACCACAAGA AGGATTTAAGTGATGATGACAACGACTATGGggaggatgaggaagaggaggatgatGGTGGTGACAGTGATTTTGATGCTAAAGAGGCCAGCAGGGGGAGACAGGCAACAGCTAAACGGAAAAGGGCTGCAG ATGACAGTGACGATGATGGAAAAGTTGTGAGGAAGAAGGGCCGGCAGGTGCGTCAGGCTGCCACTAAAGCTGCGTCCAAACAGAGGGAGATTCTTCTTGGGGATGGAGGAAGTGAGGATGAGGAGGgagaggaagaagaggaggaagatgaCAGTGACGTTTACACTGGCG AGGACTCGGGCAGCGACGAAGACTTCATGgttgaggatgatgatgatgacagtGATTATGGCCGACCCAAACGGAAGAACTCGAAAGTGAGCAGGAGAAGCAAAGACAAGAAATCCCCTAAACCCAAGATAAGGGCTTCAG CAACCCGAGGGCCCAAAAAGAGGAGAGGAAAACGTCAGACAAAGGTTAAGAGAGTTGTGAAAAAGGCCTCGCCTAAAGCCGAAGATGAAGATATCGAGAGCAacaaggaggaagaggaagaggcgCAAGAGGAAGACAGGAAAGAGTCGGCCGCCCCCAAGAAGACACAGGATGACGAAAGCGGCGCCGAAGGCGAGGAAAACAATGACAACGGagaaaaggaggaggaggaagaggaggagaaggaAAATGAGAATGATAAAGAGGAAAAAGACGATGTTTCTGAGGAGGAAGCTCCATCAGGTGAAGACTGA